One window of Canis lupus baileyi chromosome 21, mCanLup2.hap1, whole genome shotgun sequence genomic DNA carries:
- the LOC140613402 gene encoding olfactory receptor 10AG1-like, with protein sequence MESTGQNPLQANHTTLMDFILVGFSDVPNLRGLLFGVFLIIYVIILMGNSLIIIITKVNPSLQTPMYFFLGNLSSLEICYVSVTVPRLLTDLCRQNRNISFLACATQMYFFLIFGASECFILTAMAYDRYVAICNPLLYPLIMNNRLCIQLATGCWITGIPVHIGFTYLIFSLHFCGSNKLNHFFCDIPPVLKLACGDTFMIEMLVYEVAVLVVTIPFLLILASYVKIISTILKLPSAAGRAKAFSTCSSHLMVVALFFGSGIITYLRPKSSHSTGMDKFLSLFYTIVTPMFNPIIYCLRNKEVMVAFKKSLPKWIVL encoded by the coding sequence ATGGAATCCACAGGACAAAATCCTCTGCAGGCGAATCACACTACATTAATGGATTTCATCCTGGTTGGTTTTTCTGATGTTCCTAACCTCCGAGGACTACTTTTTGGGGTGTTTCTGATAATCTATGTGATTATTCTGATGGGTAATAGCCTCATTATCATAATAACCAAGGTCAATCCCTCCCTCCAGACtcctatgtattttttccttggGAACCTTTCTTCCTTGGAAATATGTTATGTGTCGGTCACTGTCCCCAGATTATTAACAGATCTTTGtagacaaaatagaaatatttcttttctggcCTGTGCTActcaaatgtatttctttctgaTCTTTGGAGCCAGTGAGTGCTTCATTCTGACTGCAATGGCTTATGACAGGTATGTTGCCATTTGTAACCCCTTACTCTATCCTCTCATCATGAACAACAGGCTGTGCATCCAATTGGCAACTGGCTGTTGGATCACTGGAATTCCAGTACACATAGGGTTCACCTACCTCATCTTCTCTCTACACTTTTGTGGGTCCAATAAGTTGAATCACTTTTTCTGTGACATACCTCCAGTACTTAAGCTTGCCTGTGGGGATACGTTCATGATTGAAATGTTGGTTTATGAGGTTGCTGTTCTAGTTGTCACTATTCCTTTTTTGTTGATTCTTGCATCTTATGTGAAAATAATCTCAACCATCCTGAAATTGCCATCAGCAGCTGGGCGAGCCAAGGCCTTCTCCACTTGTTCTTCACATCTCATGGTTGTGGCTTTATTCTTTGGATCAGGCATCATTACATACTTAAGACCAAAGTCCAGTCATTCAACAGGAATGGacaagtttctttctcttttttataccATTGTGACACCAATGTTTAACCCCATAATATATTGTCTAAGAAACAAAGAAGTTATGGTGGCATTCAAAAAATCCCTACCAAAATGGATTGTACTATGA
- the LOC140613401 gene encoding olfactory receptor 5T9-like, which produces MSAVLSDSDLCRVQMENVTEVTTFILTGFTGDFKLQVFLFLLFLAIYLFTMIGNLGMVLLVLGDSRLHNPMYYFLSVLSFLDACYSSAVTPKMLVNFLAEDKTISFLGCAAQMFLFISFGTTECFILAAMAYDRYEAIYNPLLYSVRMSPRVYVPLIISCYVCGFLHATLHTVATFTLSFCASNEIRHVFCDIPPLLAISCSDTHTNQLLVFYFAGSIEISTILIVLVSYGFILVAIMRVHSAEGRRKVFSTCGSHLTGVSIFHGTVLFMYVRPNSSYALDHDMIVSVFYTIVIPMLNPIIYSLRNKDVKDAVKRVFGKNWFAN; this is translated from the coding sequence ATGTCAGCAGTGCTGTCAGATTCAGATTTGTGCAGGGTTCAGATGGAAAATGTGACTGAAGTCACCACGTTTATATTGACGGGCTTCACAGGTGATTTTAAACTGCAAGTTTTcctatttttactatttctagCAATCTACCTTTTTACAATGATAGGAAATTTGGGAATGGTTTTATTGGTCCTTGGGGATTCTCGGCTCCACAACCCCATGTATTATTTTCTGAGCGTGTTATCATTCCTGGATGCCTGTTATTCTTCAGCTGTCACTCCAAAAATGTTAGTCAATTTCCTAGCAGAGGATAAAACCATTTCATTCCTTGGATGTGCAGCACAgatgtttctctttatttcttttgggacCACAGAATGCTTTATTTTAGCTGCAATGGCATATGATCGCTACGAAGCGATCTACAACCCTCTCCTGTATTCAGTTCGAATGTCACCCAGAGTCTATGTGCCACTCATAATTTCCTGCTATGTATGTGGATTCCTGCATGCTACTTTACACACTGTGGCTACTTTTACTCTATCCTTTTGTGCATCCAATGAAATTAGACATGTCTTTTGTGACATCCCTCCTCTCCTTGCCATTTCTTGTTCTGACACCCACACAAACCAGCTGCTAGTCTTCTACTTTGCGGGATCTATTGAGATATCCACTATTCTGATAGTCCTGGTCTCTTATGGTTTCATTCTGGTGGCCATTATGAGGGTGCATTCTGCTGAAGGGAGGCGGAAAGTCTTTTCTACATGTGGCTCTCACTTAACTGGAGTGTCAATTTTTCATGGTACGGTTCTCTTCATGTATGTGAGACCCAATTCCAGCTATGCTTTGGATCATGATATGATAGTGTCAGTATTTTACACAATTGTGATTCCCATGCTGAATCCTATCATCTATAGTTTGAGgaacaaagatgtgaaagatgCAGTGAAAAGGGTATTTGGTAAAAACTGGTTTGCCAATTAA